The following proteins come from a genomic window of Candidatus Hydrogenedentota bacterium:
- a CDS encoding PilZ domain-containing protein has product MTAPPSPLRCGNTGFLCLMDNRFLVEILGLERNQIWTTFPGVCYPLAGMGGRFEFHSDTGFIAYNVQVLRYADRPESGIILERSESADQRTHRTSWRVPTDINVVFRTPNSPERYSAVMEDLSAEGALLRAHPVLPVRTPLEMTFALDREHGPQVVEGRICYAHEETELQAPAALRYGVRFTNMTPATRRLLTLFLYHHVRKLYPKDVAAMYPRTRRRVTE; this is encoded by the coding sequence GTGACCGCCCCTCCCAGCCCCCTCCGATGCGGTAACACGGGGTTCCTCTGCCTCATGGACAACCGATTTCTCGTGGAAATCCTCGGGCTGGAACGCAACCAGATCTGGACCACCTTCCCGGGGGTCTGCTATCCCCTGGCCGGCATGGGAGGGCGTTTCGAGTTTCACAGCGACACCGGCTTTATCGCCTATAACGTGCAGGTGTTGCGCTACGCGGACCGCCCCGAATCCGGCATCATCCTGGAACGAAGCGAGAGCGCGGATCAGCGCACCCACCGCACTTCCTGGCGCGTGCCCACCGATATCAATGTCGTGTTTCGCACGCCCAATTCCCCCGAACGCTACTCCGCCGTCATGGAGGATCTCAGCGCCGAAGGCGCCCTGCTTCGGGCCCACCCCGTGCTGCCGGTGCGCACTCCCCTGGAGATGACCTTCGCCCTCGACCGGGAACACGGCCCCCAGGTCGTGGAAGGGCGAATCTGCTACGCCCACGAGGAGACCGAGCTGCAGGCCCCCGCCGCCCTCCGCTATGGCGTGCGCTTCACCAATATGACCCCGGCGACCCGGCGTCTCCTCACTCTTTTTCTGTACCACCACGTGCGCAAGCTCTATCCCAAAGACGTGGCCGCCATGTATCCCCGCACCCGCCGACGGGTAACCGAGTAG
- a CDS encoding cobalamin biosynthesis protein CbiX, with protein MQTLPPGTAVIVIDHGSRLAAANAMLDDVVAMYRNVTGAEIVEAAHMELAEPTLEDATARCVARGATSIVVHPYFLAPGRHSTSDIPRMVAELAPHYPEVYFRVTEPLGVDTIMAQLMHQRIREALARD; from the coding sequence ATGCAAACCCTCCCCCCCGGCACCGCCGTTATCGTCATCGACCACGGCTCGCGTCTCGCCGCCGCCAATGCCATGCTGGATGACGTGGTCGCCATGTACCGAAATGTCACCGGCGCCGAGATCGTGGAAGCCGCCCACATGGAGCTGGCCGAGCCTACCCTGGAGGATGCCACGGCCCGCTGCGTGGCCCGGGGCGCCACCTCCATCGTGGTCCATCCCTATTTCCTGGCGCCCGGACGCCACAGCACCAGCGACATCCCCCGTATGGTTGCTGAACTGGCCCCGCACTATCCCGAGGTCTATTTTCGCGTCACCGAGCCCCTGGGGGTAGACACGATCATGGCCCAACTCATGCACCAGCGGATCAGGGAAGCCCTCGCCCGGGACTAA
- a CDS encoding Gfo/Idh/MocA family oxidoreductase, translating to MEINRRVFLAGAAAATASLSLGARAQDAPKTFRACIIGDSKQGGYGHDMHLAFDLNPRVQVVGLADPDDDGRAKYGAECKATTLYADYKEMLEKEKPDLVAVGPRWTIHHKEYIDACVAVGAHGFLEKPLCVDMAEADAMVAAVESKNLKWAVAYNFRQTATLAHVKKCIVDDKLIGTVVEARSRGKEDGRAGSEDMVVLGTHLFDLMRYLMGDASWCQADITHNGAAATPANVREASEPLGPVVGNRIHATFGFAKGTAGHFSSMFTKEGSGGRWGVDIYGTKGVISIKMDTFSRQPQPEAKPSREEILNSIVPEVLWLDDSGWIPRTAADGTVISNWKPLPDAPVIAISDQKRDRHAPIVTDLIAAIDEDRLPATSLQDSAKAQEMVQAVFEAHVQGKRVAIPLERREHPLKGWS from the coding sequence ATGGAAATCAATCGTAGAGTTTTTCTGGCCGGGGCCGCCGCGGCCACGGCGAGCCTGAGCCTGGGCGCCCGCGCACAGGATGCACCGAAAACCTTTCGCGCCTGCATCATCGGCGACAGCAAGCAGGGGGGCTATGGCCACGACATGCACCTGGCTTTCGATCTGAATCCGCGCGTGCAGGTGGTGGGTCTGGCGGACCCCGACGACGACGGCAGGGCCAAGTACGGTGCGGAGTGCAAGGCCACGACCCTCTATGCGGACTATAAGGAAATGCTGGAGAAGGAGAAGCCGGATCTGGTGGCGGTGGGGCCGCGCTGGACGATCCATCACAAGGAATATATTGACGCCTGCGTGGCGGTCGGCGCCCATGGCTTTCTGGAAAAGCCCCTCTGCGTGGATATGGCCGAGGCCGACGCCATGGTGGCGGCGGTGGAGTCGAAGAACCTGAAGTGGGCCGTGGCCTACAATTTCCGCCAGACCGCGACGCTGGCGCACGTAAAGAAGTGCATCGTCGATGACAAGCTGATCGGCACGGTAGTGGAAGCGCGGAGTCGGGGCAAAGAAGACGGGCGCGCGGGTTCGGAGGATATGGTGGTGCTCGGCACCCACCTTTTTGACCTCATGCGCTATCTGATGGGCGATGCGAGCTGGTGCCAGGCCGATATCACCCACAACGGAGCGGCGGCGACTCCGGCGAATGTTCGGGAAGCCTCCGAGCCCCTTGGGCCGGTGGTGGGCAATCGTATCCATGCCACTTTCGGCTTTGCCAAGGGCACGGCGGGGCATTTCAGTTCGATGTTTACCAAAGAGGGTTCCGGGGGGCGTTGGGGCGTGGACATCTACGGGACCAAAGGCGTCATTTCCATCAAGATGGACACCTTCAGCCGCCAGCCCCAGCCCGAAGCCAAGCCGTCGCGCGAGGAGATCCTGAATTCCATCGTGCCGGAGGTGCTTTGGCTCGACGACTCCGGCTGGATTCCGCGCACGGCGGCGGATGGGACGGTTATCAGCAACTGGAAGCCGTTGCCCGATGCGCCGGTCATCGCGATATCGGATCAGAAGCGTGATCGGCACGCGCCCATCGTAACCGACCTGATTGCGGCGATTGACGAAGATCGGCTTCCCGCGACGTCGCTGCAGGACAGCGCGAAAGCCCAGGAGATGGTCCAGGCGGTGTTTGAGGCCCATGTTCAGGGGAAGCGCGTGGCGATTCCGCTGGAAAGGCGAGAACACCCCCTTAAAGGTTGGAGTTGA
- a CDS encoding DUF1553 domain-containing protein — protein sequence MILRGTLALCVLTVGCAAFAAEVAPTTEPISFNRHICPILSDKCFACHGPDAHARKGDLRLDQPLPEASAQTVLAPGHPEASALVKRILSADPDEQMPPPDQDRQLTQGQKDLLAAWVAQGAPFEAHWSYIPPVPAPLDPAASPIDTFVGRKLEREGVSPMPEADKVTLVRRLYWDLLGIPPKPEVVQAYVESTDPGAYGALVDSLLASPHYGERMAMEWLDVVRYADSNGYHSDEFRSISPYRDYVIKAFNDNMPFDQFTREQLAGDLLPDATREQKVASGYNRLNQITAEGGAQAKEYLAKYAADRVRTTATAWLGTTMACAECHDHKYDPISTREFYQFEAFFADIDEQGVYGSGGIWEPRMYLPTPEQEAREAALLAEIQTVRQTLASETPALKDARRAWEGALSAQREGSVQPWVRPEPLSVTAQGETTFLTMPDRRILASGPEREKDEYTIQLPGHGAPVSALLLEVLDDILLGGVSRGGGNFLLTNVTAAWRGPGLAESIPLPFASVAADYEQEGFPVTNVLDDDVKSGWAADSHKHRGNHAIVLRLAQPVTLEKGGVLEVRLYFNSSFAGHQIDSFRLGLTDDTLAGRTPWPVLPPAVKAALSTELMARTAEHDQALASYFLATTPVLDGERTALAKAEGELNALRGTMATTLISQARPEPRTIRVLPRGNWLDETGEIVEPATPAAFPALGVTGRRANRLDLANWLVSRDNPLTARVTMNRLWKRFYGTGISKIVNDLGAQGEWPTHPELLDWLAVEFMNSGWDLKHMIRLMVTSETYRRTSEAIPELRNRDPYNRLLARQSRYRIDAEMVRDGALEMSGLLTPTIGGRSVFPYQPEGYYANCNTFGGVLAYDTEKDENQYRRGLYSFWKRTFLHPSLLAFDAPTREECTAERPVSNTPLQALVLLNDPTYVEAARVFAQRIMAEGGEESDGRINLAFAYALSRAPRPEELALLRDLYHQHLVEYTNDPASAEALLKTGLAPVPAGQNPVDLAAWTSVARVILNLHETITRS from the coding sequence ATGATTTTGCGCGGTACACTTGCGCTGTGTGTCCTGACGGTCGGTTGCGCCGCGTTTGCGGCGGAGGTGGCGCCCACTACTGAGCCGATCAGCTTCAACCGGCATATTTGCCCCATACTCTCCGACAAGTGCTTTGCGTGCCACGGGCCGGACGCCCATGCGCGCAAAGGGGATCTGCGGCTGGATCAGCCCCTGCCGGAGGCGTCGGCCCAGACCGTGCTGGCCCCCGGCCATCCCGAGGCGAGCGCGCTGGTGAAGCGAATTTTGAGCGCCGACCCGGACGAACAGATGCCCCCGCCCGATCAGGATAGACAGCTCACGCAGGGGCAGAAGGACCTGCTGGCGGCGTGGGTGGCTCAGGGCGCGCCCTTTGAGGCCCACTGGTCCTACATTCCCCCCGTACCCGCCCCGTTGGACCCGGCGGCGAGCCCCATCGATACATTTGTCGGTCGCAAGCTCGAACGCGAGGGGGTGTCGCCCATGCCCGAGGCCGATAAGGTCACGCTGGTGCGCCGCCTGTACTGGGACCTGCTCGGTATTCCTCCGAAGCCCGAAGTGGTTCAGGCTTACGTGGAGAGCACCGATCCGGGCGCCTACGGCGCGCTGGTGGATTCGCTTCTCGCATCGCCCCACTACGGCGAGCGCATGGCCATGGAATGGCTGGATGTGGTGCGCTACGCGGATTCGAACGGCTACCACAGTGACGAGTTCCGCAGCATATCGCCCTATCGCGACTACGTCATCAAGGCCTTCAATGACAACATGCCCTTCGATCAGTTCACCCGCGAGCAATTGGCGGGCGATCTGCTCCCCGATGCGACCCGCGAACAGAAAGTGGCCTCGGGGTACAACCGGCTCAACCAGATCACGGCCGAGGGCGGTGCGCAGGCGAAGGAGTATCTGGCCAAGTATGCCGCCGATCGCGTGCGGACGACGGCAACGGCCTGGCTCGGCACGACCATGGCCTGCGCGGAATGCCACGACCATAAATACGACCCGATATCAACGCGGGAATTTTATCAGTTTGAGGCCTTCTTCGCGGATATCGATGAGCAGGGCGTGTATGGTTCCGGCGGTATCTGGGAACCGCGGATGTACCTGCCCACGCCCGAGCAGGAAGCCCGGGAAGCGGCCTTGCTTGCCGAGATCCAGACCGTGCGGCAGACGCTGGCGTCCGAAACGCCGGCGTTGAAGGACGCCCGAAGGGCCTGGGAGGGCGCCCTCTCCGCACAGCGCGAAGGCTCCGTCCAGCCGTGGGTACGGCCCGAGCCGCTGTCGGTGACCGCCCAGGGCGAAACGACCTTTTTGACCATGCCCGACCGGCGCATACTGGCCTCGGGACCGGAGCGGGAAAAAGATGAGTACACGATACAGTTGCCGGGCCACGGCGCTCCGGTGTCCGCCCTGCTCCTGGAAGTGCTGGACGATATCCTGCTCGGCGGTGTATCCCGCGGCGGCGGGAATTTCCTGTTGACCAACGTCACGGCGGCCTGGCGCGGACCCGGCCTGGCCGAGAGCATTCCGCTGCCCTTCGCATCGGTCGCGGCGGATTACGAGCAGGAGGGATTTCCCGTCACCAACGTGCTGGATGATGACGTGAAGAGCGGCTGGGCCGCCGATTCCCACAAGCACCGGGGGAATCATGCGATTGTTTTGCGCCTTGCCCAGCCCGTCACGCTGGAGAAAGGCGGGGTGCTGGAAGTGCGCCTCTACTTCAATTCCTCCTTTGCCGGCCACCAGATTGACAGTTTCCGGCTTGGCCTTACCGACGATACCCTCGCGGGCCGCACGCCCTGGCCCGTACTTCCCCCGGCGGTGAAGGCCGCGCTGTCCACCGAATTGATGGCGCGCACGGCCGAGCATGATCAGGCCCTGGCAAGTTATTTCCTGGCCACGACCCCCGTGCTGGACGGTGAGCGGACCGCGCTCGCGAAGGCGGAGGGTGAGCTGAACGCGCTGCGCGGTACGATGGCCACCACCCTGATCTCGCAGGCCCGACCCGAGCCGCGCACCATTCGGGTGCTGCCTCGGGGCAACTGGCTCGACGAAACGGGCGAGATCGTGGAGCCCGCCACGCCCGCGGCCTTCCCCGCCCTCGGTGTGACTGGTCGCCGGGCCAACCGTCTGGATCTGGCCAATTGGCTGGTCAGTCGCGACAACCCTCTTACCGCGCGGGTGACCATGAACCGGCTTTGGAAACGATTCTATGGCACGGGTATCTCCAAGATAGTGAACGACCTGGGCGCCCAGGGCGAGTGGCCCACCCACCCCGAATTGTTGGACTGGCTCGCCGTGGAGTTCATGAACAGCGGCTGGGATCTGAAACACATGATCCGGTTGATGGTCACGTCCGAGACCTACCGCCGAACGAGCGAGGCGATTCCGGAACTGCGAAACCGGGATCCGTACAACCGCCTGCTGGCCCGGCAGAGCCGCTACCGGATCGACGCGGAAATGGTTCGGGACGGCGCGCTGGAAATGAGCGGCCTGCTTACACCCACGATCGGCGGCCGTTCCGTGTTTCCCTATCAGCCGGAGGGCTACTATGCGAATTGCAACACCTTCGGCGGCGTGCTGGCCTACGATACGGAGAAGGACGAGAATCAGTATCGTCGCGGGCTGTACAGCTTCTGGAAGCGGACCTTTCTTCACCCCAGCCTGCTGGCCTTTGACGCGCCCACGCGCGAGGAGTGTACGGCGGAGCGCCCTGTTTCGAATACGCCCCTGCAGGCCCTGGTGCTGCTGAACGACCCCACGTATGTAGAGGCCGCGCGCGTCTTTGCCCAGCGCATTATGGCGGAGGGCGGCGAGGAGAGCGACGGCCGAATCAATCTTGCCTTCGCCTATGCGCTTTCCCGCGCGCCCCGACCGGAGGAACTGGCCCTGCTGCGCGATCTGTACCACCAGCATCTTGTGGAGTACACCAACGACCCGGCCTCGGCCGAGGCCCTGCTGAAGACGGGCCTCGCGCCGGTACCCGCCGGACAGAATCCCGTGGATCTGGCGGCCTGGACCTCGGTGGCCCGCGTCATCCTTAATCTGCACGAAACCATTACCCGAAGCTGA
- a CDS encoding DUF1501 domain-containing protein — MKYEDFLLAQTRRQFFSRSARGIGSLALAGLLNRVAEASTNEAKLGLISPLHRVPKAKRVIYLFMAGGPSHLETLDYKPKLAELDGQPMPESVTQGQPIAQLQGQTLRCLAPQHTFARYGKSQQEISTILPNIAGIADDICIIRSMQTEQINHDPAQTFMNTGTSISGRPSMGSWITYGLGNEADNLPGFVVLTSAGGGQNQPIAARQWHSGFLPSKFQGVQFHSQGDPVLYLSNPQGVNAKQQRDVVDAVQAMNQYHDDVTDDPEIQTRISQYEMAFKMQTSVPDLVDFSDEPQHIKEMYGTEGSDGTFASNCLLARRMAERGVRFIQLYHRGWDHHGDVKNGVATTAGLVDKASAALVKDLAQRGMLEDTLVIWGGEFGRTPMAQGTGRDHHIRGFSLWMAGGGVKGGLTHGATDDFGYYAVQDVVHVHDFHATLLQLLGIEHTKLTYRFQGRDFRLTDVAGNVVQAILA, encoded by the coding sequence ATGAAGTACGAAGATTTCCTGCTGGCCCAGACCCGGCGCCAGTTCTTTTCGCGATCGGCACGGGGTATTGGTTCGCTTGCCCTCGCCGGGCTCCTGAATCGCGTGGCCGAGGCCAGCACGAACGAAGCGAAGCTGGGCCTTATTTCTCCACTGCATCGTGTGCCCAAAGCGAAACGCGTGATCTATCTTTTCATGGCGGGCGGGCCGTCCCATCTGGAAACCCTGGACTACAAGCCGAAACTGGCGGAGCTGGATGGCCAGCCCATGCCCGAATCGGTGACCCAGGGCCAGCCGATCGCCCAGTTGCAGGGCCAGACCCTGCGCTGCCTCGCCCCGCAGCACACCTTTGCACGGTACGGAAAATCCCAGCAGGAAATCTCCACGATTCTACCCAACATCGCGGGTATTGCCGACGATATCTGCATTATCCGGTCCATGCAGACCGAGCAGATCAACCACGATCCCGCCCAGACCTTCATGAATACCGGCACGTCCATCTCCGGGCGCCCCAGCATGGGAAGCTGGATCACCTATGGCCTGGGCAACGAAGCCGACAACCTGCCGGGCTTCGTGGTGCTGACTTCGGCCGGCGGCGGACAGAACCAGCCCATCGCCGCGCGGCAATGGCACAGCGGATTTCTTCCGAGCAAGTTCCAGGGGGTTCAATTTCACTCCCAGGGCGATCCGGTGCTCTACCTGAGCAATCCCCAGGGTGTGAACGCGAAACAGCAGCGGGACGTGGTGGATGCGGTTCAGGCCATGAACCAGTACCACGACGACGTTACCGACGACCCCGAGATCCAGACCCGGATCAGCCAGTACGAGATGGCCTTTAAAATGCAGACCAGCGTGCCCGATCTGGTGGACTTCTCCGACGAGCCCCAGCACATCAAGGAGATGTATGGCACGGAGGGCTCGGACGGCACCTTTGCGTCCAACTGTCTGCTGGCCCGTCGCATGGCGGAGCGCGGCGTGCGCTTCATTCAGCTTTATCATCGCGGGTGGGATCACCACGGCGATGTAAAGAATGGCGTTGCGACCACGGCCGGTCTGGTGGACAAGGCTTCGGCGGCGCTGGTGAAGGATCTGGCCCAGCGGGGGATGCTGGAGGACACGCTGGTGATCTGGGGCGGTGAATTTGGCCGCACACCCATGGCCCAGGGCACGGGCCGGGATCACCATATCCGCGGTTTCTCCCTGTGGATGGCGGGCGGCGGGGTGAAGGGTGGACTGACGCACGGGGCCACGGATGACTTTGGATACTATGCCGTGCAGGATGTGGTCCACGTGCACGATTTTCACGCAACCCTGCTTCAACTGCTGGGCATCGAGCACACCAAACTGACCTATCGCTTCCAGGGGCGCGATTTCCGCCTGACGGACGTCGCCGGGAATGTGGTCCAGGCTATTCTGGCGTAA
- a CDS encoding STAS domain-containing protein, protein MITRPILENGIAVIAFTRDSLDASNTKTFKDDMQPVLGQYSRILLDLEALQFVDSSGLGAMLSCLRAMHDKGGHLALCGMSKPVRTLFELVRMYRIFDIYASRAEALSVMDRGEVTPE, encoded by the coding sequence ATGATCACACGGCCCATTTTGGAAAATGGCATCGCCGTGATTGCCTTTACCCGTGACAGCCTCGACGCGAGCAACACCAAAACCTTTAAGGACGATATGCAGCCCGTGCTGGGACAGTACAGCCGCATTCTCCTCGATCTGGAAGCGTTGCAGTTTGTCGACAGTTCGGGCCTGGGAGCCATGCTTTCCTGCCTGCGCGCCATGCACGACAAGGGCGGTCACCTCGCGCTCTGCGGCATGAGCAAGCCCGTGCGAACCCTGTTCGAACTTGTGCGCATGTACCGCATCTTCGATATCTACGCCAGCCGCGCCGAGGCGCTGTCCGTCATGGATCGGGGCGAGGTTACGCCAGAATAG
- a CDS encoding response regulator transcription factor, with the protein MHTEKILVVEDEAEALTKTRQVLENDGYTVTTATNGRDALALIAENSPDLVVLDINLDAGDHSEPAMDGIEVLRQMRKESDACVLMLTTTSISYVKVAALTMGADDYLTKPFDPKELTARVQAILRRAKGPARSGNSLVFKELTIDPGARIVWKHGQEVKLTPIEFDLLHALARRRGQVIGRSQLISQAWDFKYAGDERLVDVHMGRLRKKLEDDPAKPRLIHTVWGKGYRFEGEFE; encoded by the coding sequence ATGCACACTGAAAAAATTCTGGTCGTTGAAGATGAAGCCGAGGCGCTGACGAAAACGCGTCAGGTTCTCGAAAACGACGGTTACACCGTAACAACCGCCACCAATGGTCGAGACGCGCTCGCCCTCATCGCGGAGAACAGCCCCGATTTGGTCGTGCTCGACATCAACCTGGATGCGGGCGATCACAGCGAGCCGGCCATGGACGGTATCGAAGTCCTGCGGCAGATGCGCAAGGAATCCGACGCCTGCGTGCTCATGCTCACCACCACCTCCATCAGTTATGTAAAGGTCGCCGCCCTCACCATGGGCGCCGACGACTATCTGACCAAGCCTTTTGACCCGAAAGAACTCACCGCGCGGGTTCAGGCCATTCTCCGCCGCGCGAAGGGGCCGGCCCGCTCCGGCAACTCCCTCGTCTTCAAGGAACTGACCATTGACCCCGGCGCGCGTATCGTGTGGAAACACGGCCAGGAAGTGAAGCTCACCCCCATCGAGTTCGATTTGCTTCATGCCCTGGCCCGGCGGCGGGGACAGGTCATCGGGCGGAGCCAGCTCATCAGTCAGGCCTGGGACTTCAAGTATGCGGGCGACGAACGCCTGGTGGATGTGCACATGGGCCGGCTTCGCAAGAAGCTGGAGGACGACCCCGCGAAACCCCGGCTGATCCACACGGTTTGGGGCAAGGGTTACCGTTTCGAGGGCGAGTTTGAATAG
- a CDS encoding PAS domain-containing protein, with the protein MLDHPTEQLLESMGVRILSRLSVGIAITREGDITYCNDAFASMMGMEPDRLPGTVHPFLQERHAGAESLNTIRKALEAGNIERPLRIRYERGDEFPAWNEVQVFKESEFRVWMHRDVTQQMGAHELWQRYEKLVDSSRQFMALVDRSYTYELVNRSFAALFSTEPEAMNGTIAPTVWGTALYESMVEPCLERCFRGEEVHVQRWLTLPSGARRHLDMVYSPYRDKGGDVQHAVFVAWDNTEEKIATDTVHELNKALEQRVEERTAELQDTLQELEAFNYTIAHDLRSPLRFLRSFARMLEEETGDSLGDSGRYYCTMISRGVAEMQHLIDRLLDFSRLSRKPVMLEPCDLDTVIASAWETVSVGETMALTVEPLPRCQGDPSLLKQVFVNLLGNATKFTRGAEAPRAWVYAEDCPADSVQICVRDNGIGFHMNHAEAMFAPFKQIHDQAGNQGSGLGLAIVRRIVERHGGTVWAEGVEGIGASIHVRLNACDAAMVEPAGGPGEPIPTPISVP; encoded by the coding sequence GTGCTCGATCACCCCACGGAACAACTGCTTGAGTCCATGGGAGTTCGCATTCTTTCGCGCTTGAGCGTGGGCATCGCCATCACCCGAGAGGGCGACATCACGTACTGCAACGATGCCTTCGCCTCCATGATGGGCATGGAGCCCGACCGCCTTCCCGGCACGGTCCACCCCTTTCTTCAGGAGCGCCATGCCGGCGCGGAAAGCCTGAACACCATCCGGAAAGCACTGGAGGCGGGCAACATTGAGCGCCCGCTCCGCATACGCTATGAGCGGGGCGATGAGTTCCCCGCCTGGAACGAGGTGCAGGTTTTCAAGGAAAGCGAATTCCGCGTCTGGATGCACCGGGATGTGACCCAGCAGATGGGGGCCCACGAGCTGTGGCAGCGCTACGAGAAACTGGTGGACTCTTCGCGCCAGTTCATGGCGCTCGTCGACCGGAGCTACACCTACGAATTGGTGAACCGTTCCTTCGCCGCTCTCTTTAGCACCGAACCGGAAGCCATGAACGGCACCATCGCGCCAACCGTGTGGGGTACCGCCCTCTATGAGTCCATGGTGGAACCGTGCCTGGAGCGCTGCTTCCGCGGCGAAGAAGTGCACGTCCAGCGATGGCTTACCCTGCCTTCCGGCGCCCGGAGGCACCTGGACATGGTCTATTCTCCGTACCGCGACAAAGGGGGGGATGTGCAGCATGCCGTGTTCGTGGCCTGGGACAACACGGAGGAAAAGATCGCGACGGACACGGTGCACGAGTTGAACAAGGCGCTGGAACAGCGCGTGGAAGAGCGCACCGCCGAGCTGCAGGACACCCTCCAGGAACTGGAAGCCTTCAACTACACCATTGCGCACGATCTGCGCTCCCCCCTTCGCTTCCTCCGCTCCTTCGCCCGCATGCTCGAAGAGGAAACCGGCGACAGCCTCGGGGATTCGGGGCGCTACTACTGCACCATGATTTCCCGCGGCGTCGCCGAGATGCAGCACCTGATTGATCGGCTCCTCGACTTCTCACGGCTCAGCCGGAAGCCCGTCATGCTCGAACCCTGCGACCTGGATACCGTCATCGCCTCCGCCTGGGAAACGGTTTCCGTGGGAGAGACCATGGCCCTGACGGTGGAGCCGCTGCCCCGGTGTCAGGGCGACCCCTCCCTCCTGAAGCAGGTCTTTGTCAATCTGCTGGGCAACGCCACCAAATTTACCCGCGGTGCGGAGGCCCCCCGCGCCTGGGTCTACGCCGAGGATTGCCCCGCCGATTCGGTCCAGATCTGCGTGCGGGACAACGGCATCGGCTTTCACATGAATCACGCGGAGGCCATGTTCGCCCCCTTTAAGCAAATCCACGACCAGGCCGGCAATCAGGGAAGCGGACTGGGGCTCGCGATTGTGCGCAGAATTGTCGAGCGACACGGTGGAACCGTATGGGCGGAGGGCGTGGAGGGCATTGGCGCCTCAATCCATGTGCGGCTTAACGCCTGTGACGCGGCGATGGTGGAGCCCGCCGGAGGCCCCGGCGAACCCATTCCCACGCCCATTTCCGTGCCATGA
- a CDS encoding SGNH/GDSL hydrolase family protein gives MYRIVFFAALAAVGGLGVLAAHADDDAISRWRLEPFWTGATMHGESCFFLEESAGAAPTSTLLFTPRKILSVVHTATGTTFEEGRDYLLDKEARRITLTKETRIPFTTRADYEPPIGKSGQLYRDGTRDIFFENEHLFHDLQVEVTYEHKKKDWSKLGGPVPEPAGDNLADLNRKLAAGDALTVCLLGDSISFGLNASGVAGVAPHQPAYGDLFVQGLTARFGSPIQFTNFSVSGMGAPWGIEQAPLVAEKKPDIAIIAFGMNDASGRFSPADFTANIQRIMDGIKAGHPPTSFIIVSPMLGNADWKHAAPDLYPLYRDALMTLRGPGVAVADLTSFWSTFLARKRFVDIAGNGVNHPNDFGYRVYAQVLLALFPETLKG, from the coding sequence ATGTATCGAATTGTATTCTTCGCGGCCCTGGCCGCCGTCGGCGGCCTCGGGGTGCTCGCCGCTCACGCGGACGATGACGCCATCAGCCGCTGGCGCCTGGAGCCCTTCTGGACGGGCGCCACGATGCATGGCGAGAGCTGCTTCTTCCTGGAGGAAAGCGCGGGTGCAGCCCCGACCTCTACCCTTCTTTTCACGCCCAGAAAAATCCTCTCCGTGGTCCATACGGCCACGGGCACAACCTTTGAAGAGGGCCGGGACTACCTCCTGGACAAAGAAGCGCGACGGATCACCCTCACCAAAGAGACCCGTATCCCCTTTACGACGCGCGCGGACTACGAGCCGCCCATAGGCAAGTCCGGCCAGTTGTACCGCGACGGCACGCGGGACATCTTCTTCGAGAACGAGCACCTCTTCCACGATTTGCAGGTTGAAGTGACCTACGAGCACAAGAAGAAGGACTGGAGCAAACTGGGCGGACCTGTTCCCGAGCCGGCCGGGGACAATCTTGCCGATCTCAATCGTAAACTCGCGGCGGGAGACGCCCTCACGGTCTGCCTGCTGGGCGACAGCATCTCCTTCGGCCTCAACGCGAGCGGCGTAGCGGGTGTGGCGCCCCACCAGCCGGCCTACGGCGATCTCTTCGTCCAGGGGCTCACGGCGCGATTCGGCAGCCCGATTCAGTTCACCAACTTTTCCGTAAGCGGCATGGGCGCGCCCTGGGGCATAGAGCAGGCCCCGCTGGTGGCGGAAAAGAAGCCCGATATCGCCATCATCGCCTTCGGAATGAACGACGCCTCAGGGCGCTTTTCGCCAGCCGATTTCACCGCGAACATCCAGCGCATCATGGACGGCATCAAGGCGGGCCATCCCCCGACTTCTTTCATCATTGTGTCGCCCATGCTGGGCAATGCGGACTGGAAACACGCGGCCCCGGACCTCTATCCCCTGTACCGCGATGCCCTCATGACCTTGCGGGGCCCGGGTGTGGCCGTGGCCGATCTGACCTCCTTCTGGTCCACCTTTCTTGCCCGCAAGCGCTTTGTAGACATCGCGGGCAACGGCGTGAATCACCCCAATGATTTCGGCTACCGCGTTTATGCACAGGTGCTGCTCGCGCTCTTCCCGGAAACGCTGAAAGGATAG